In Oryza sativa Japonica Group chromosome 3, ASM3414082v1, one DNA window encodes the following:
- the LOC4332912 gene encoding 10 kDa chaperonin, mitochondrial, producing MAARRLIPSMNRVLVEKLLQPNKSAGGILLPETTKQLNSAKVVAVGPGERDRDGKLIPVSLKEGDTVLLPEYGGTEVKLAEKEYLLFREHDILGRLEE from the exons atggcggcgaggaggctgaTCCCGTCGATGAACCGGGTGCTGGTGGAGAAGCTGCTGCAGCCCAACAAGAGCGCCGGCGGCATCCTCCTCCCGGAGACCACCAAGCAG CTGAATTCTGCAAAAGTAGTGGCTGTTGGTCCTGGCGAACGTGACAGGGATGGCAAACTGATCCCTGTATCTTTGAAAGAAGGTGACACCGTTCTGCTACCTGAGTATGGAGGAACTGAAGTGAAGCTTGCTGAGAAAGA GTACCTTCTTTTCAGAGAGCACGACATACTCGGACGGCTTGAGGAGTAA
- the LOC4332911 gene encoding GDSL esterase/lipase At1g31550: MASSFPSAIMIPLLPLLLLLLLVCTRGAVANANNQPPPAGGGGGGYCYTRMFSFGDSITDTGNQVSFFPTAPAARPPYGETFFGHPTGRYSDGRLVVDFLAEALGLPYLTAYLRGKTAEDFRRGANFAVSAATALRLDFFRERGLDLTIIPPYSLDVQLEWFKGVLHSLASTDQERKDITTRSLFLMGEIGINDYNHHFFQNRSFTAEIKPLVPLVILKIENATKVLIDLGAKTILVPGIPPMGCIPRFLNLLPSKNHNDYDKLGCLKWLNDFSQYHNRALKQMLQRIHHDPTVTLIYADYYGAMLKIVRSPQNNGFTKESVLRACCGVGGAYNADSLVCNGNATTSNLCTEPSRYISWDGLHLTEAAYHYIARGVLHGPYTEPAIPTRCTA; this comes from the exons ATGGCCTCTTCCTTCCCATCCGCAATAATGATTCCTCTTctgcctcttcttcttcttcttcttctcgtgtGTACTCGCGGAGCCGTCGCTAATGCTAAcaaccagccgccgccggcgggcggcggcggcggcggctactgcTACACGCGAATGTTCAGCTTCGGCGACTCCATCACCGACACCGGCAACCAGGTGAGCTTCTTCCCCACCGCACCCGCCGCCAGGCCACCCTACGGCGAGACCTTCTTCGGCCACCCCACCGGCCGCTACAGCGACGGCAGGCTCGTCGTCGACTTCCTAG CTGAGGCGCTGGGGTTGCCGTACTTGACGGCGTACCTCCGGGGGAAGACGGCGGAGGACTTTCGGCGGGGGGCCAACTTCGCGGTGTCCGCCGCGACGGCGCTGAGGCTGGACTTCTTCAGGGAAAGGGGGCTCGACCTCACCATCATTCCGCCATACTCGCTGGACGTGCAGCTGGAGTGGTTCAAGGGTGTGCTCCACTCGCTCGCCTCTACTGACCAAG AGCGCAAGGACATTACGACAAGATCGTTATTCCTAATGGGTGAGATAGGCATAAACGATTACAACCACCACTTCTTCCAGAACAGATCCTTCACAGCTGAGATCAAACCCTTAGTGCCACTAGTGATTTTAAAGATTGAAAATGCCACCAAG GTTTTGATCGACCTTGGTGCCAAGACCATACTGGTTCCAGGGATCCCGCCAATGGGCTGCATTCCGAGGTTTCTCAACTTGCTCCCTAGCAAGAACCACAATGACTATGACAAGCTTGGATGTCTGAAGTGGCTGAACGACTTCTCTCAGTACCACAATCGTGCTCTCAAACAAATGTTACAGAGGATTCATCATGATCCTACCGTCACCCTAATCTATGCCGACTACTATGGAGCAATGTTGAAGATAGTTCGAAGCCCTCAGAACAATG GGTTCACGAAGGAGAGCGTTCTGAGGGCGTGCTGTGGGGTGGGTGGGGCCTACAACGCCGACTCGCTGGTGTGCAACGGCAACGCCACGACGTCGAACCTGTGCACGGAGCCGTCCAGGTACATCTCCTGGGACGGCCTGCATCTCACCGAGGCCGCCTACCACTACATCGCCCGCGGCGTGCTGCATGGGCCGTACACCGAGCCTGCCATACCCACCAGATGCACAGCCTGA
- the LOC4332910 gene encoding GDSL esterase/lipase At1g28650, producing MMASFRPFSLSSPMTTTMLLLFLLLCTNSATADVAGSNGGCGGFKRMFSFGDSITDAGNLATISPPDASFNRLPYGETFFGHPTGRFCDGRLIVDFLADDLGLPFLTPFLRAKSPEDFRQGANFAVAGATALSQDFFKQMGLNLTIIPPFSLDVQLEWFKSVLNSLGSTDQERKEIMSKSLFLMGEVGGNDYNHPFFQNRSFTNEIKPLVPKVIAKIENAIKVLIDLGAKTIVVPGNFPIGCVPSYLTMFQSKSSPQDYDAFGCIKWLNDFSVYHNRALKRMLHQIRRDPTVTVLYGDYYNTALEITHHPAVHGFKKETVLVACCGDGGPYNSNSLFSCGGPSTNLCTNPSTYISWDGVHLTEAAYKFVAHHMLHGLYAHQPSLSPK from the exons ATGATGGCTTCTTTCAGGCCTTTCTCCCTCTCGTCGCCGATGACAACGACGATGCTCCTGCTCTTTCTTCTCCTCTGCACGAattccgccaccgccgacgtcgccggcagcaatggcggctgcggcggcttcAAGCGCATGTTCAGCTTCGGCGACTCCATCACCGACGCCGGCAACCTCGCGACCATCAGCCCTCCCGACGCCTCCTTCAACAGGCTCCCCTACGGCGAGACCTTCTTCGGCCACCCCACCGGCCGCTTCTGCGACGGCAGGCTCATCGTCGACTTCCTAG CGGATGATCTGGGGCTGCCGTTCCTGACGCCGTTCCTCCGGGCGAAGTCGCCGGAGGACTTCCGGCAGGGGGCCAACTTCGCGGTGGCCGGAGCGACGGCGCTGAGCCAGGACTTCTTCAAGCAGATGGGGCTCAACCTCACCATCATACCTCCATTCTCGCTGGACGTGCAGCTCGAGTGGTTCAAGAGCGTGCTTAATTCTCTTGGCTCTACAGACCAAG AACGCAAAGAAATTATGTCTAAATCCCTATTTCTAATGGGTGAGGTTGGAGGCAATGACTATAATCACCCCTTCTTCCAGAACCGATCATTTACCAATGAGATCAAGCCATTGGTGCCAAAAGTCATAGCCAAGATTGAAAATGCCATCAAG GTCCTGATTGATCTAGGAGCCAAGACGATTGTGGTTCctggaaattttcctatagggtGTGTTCCAAGTTATCTTACTATGTTCCAAAGTAAGTCAAGTCCGCAAGACTATGATGCCTTCGGATGCATAAAGTGGTTGAATGACTTCTCGGTGTATCACAACCGTGCACTAAAACGCATGTTGCACCAGATCCGTCGTGATCCAACAGTTACCGTACTCTATGGTGATTACTACAACACCGCTTTAGAAATCACCCATCACCCTGCTGTCCATG GGTTCAAGAAGGAGACTGTCTTGGTTGCATGCTGTGGGGATGGTGGGCCCTACAACTCCAACTCATTGTTCAGTTGCGGTGGCCCGTCAACAAATCTTTGCACTAACCCATCGACATACATCTCGTGGGATGGAGTGCATCTTACTGAAGCCGCTTACAAATTTGTGGCCCATCACATGTTACATGGCCTATATGCTCATCAACCTTCCTTATCTCCCAAATGA